In Streptomyces durocortorensis, a genomic segment contains:
- a CDS encoding class II aldolase/adducin family protein, with the protein MSEQQPESVARVWEEVVATARRSAADGLVVGTSGNVSARAGDLVLVTPSGVPYDRLGPRDTVGVDLDGRQVIGDLRPTSELPLHLAVYRETGAAAVVHTHAVHATAVSTLLPEVPLVHYAAAILGGPVRTAPYARYGTPELADAMLAALRDRTGCLLANHGTVTYGDTLDQAYERTAQLEWLCRLWLTADSVPGRTPALLSEAQLAEVTEALRTYGQPG; encoded by the coding sequence ATGAGCGAGCAGCAGCCGGAATCCGTCGCCCGGGTCTGGGAGGAGGTGGTCGCGACCGCCCGCCGCAGCGCCGCGGACGGCCTCGTAGTCGGCACCTCGGGCAATGTGTCCGCCCGTGCCGGAGACCTGGTCCTGGTGACGCCCAGCGGGGTGCCCTACGACCGGCTCGGCCCCCGTGACACGGTCGGCGTCGACCTCGACGGCCGCCAAGTCATCGGGGACCTCCGGCCGACCAGCGAACTCCCCCTCCACCTCGCGGTCTACCGCGAGACCGGCGCCGCCGCCGTGGTCCACACCCACGCGGTGCACGCCACCGCCGTCTCCACGCTGCTGCCCGAGGTGCCGCTCGTGCACTACGCGGCCGCCATCCTCGGCGGTCCCGTCCGCACAGCCCCCTACGCCCGCTACGGCACCCCGGAGCTGGCCGACGCCATGCTCGCCGCCCTGCGCGACCGCACCGGCTGCCTCCTGGCCAACCACGGCACCGTCACCTACGGCGACACCCTCGACCAGGCCTACGAGCGCACGGCCCAGCTGGAGTGGCTGTGCCGGCTCTGGCTCACGGCCGACTCCGTACCGGGCCGGACCCCGGCCCTGCTCAGCGAGGCCCAGCTCGCCGAGGTGACCGAGGCGCTCAGGACCTACGGCCAGCCGGGCTGA
- a CDS encoding VOC family protein: protein MAGAASGVPTIYPTILYDDAKAAIRTLTQGLGFAEEAVYEGENGSVLHAELSCGNGRVMLGSKGGDGAFARAMAGAGPAGVYVVVDEVDEHYARAKDFGVEILMEPTDQDYGSRDYMARDAEGNVWSFGTYAPGSAG from the coding sequence ATGGCAGGCGCGGCGAGCGGGGTTCCGACGATCTACCCGACGATTCTGTACGACGACGCGAAGGCGGCGATCAGGACGCTGACGCAGGGCCTCGGTTTCGCCGAGGAAGCGGTCTACGAGGGCGAGAACGGCAGTGTGCTGCACGCCGAGCTGTCCTGCGGCAACGGCAGGGTGATGCTCGGCTCCAAGGGGGGTGACGGCGCGTTCGCGCGGGCGATGGCGGGCGCGGGCCCGGCGGGGGTCTACGTGGTGGTCGACGAGGTGGACGAGCACTACGCCCGGGCCAAGGATTTCGGTGTCGAGATCCTGATGGAGCCGACCGACCAGGACTACGGTTCCCGGGACTACATGGCCCGGGACGCGGAGGGCAATGTGTGGAGCTTCGGGACGTACGCCCCGGGGTCCGCCGGCTGA
- a CDS encoding alpha/beta hydrolase, translating to MRPATATATAVTTILGAGAAAVAAGRYASDAALKAAPGRSLPADRRLTVHATAAGQVTLTRSFSALRPGTYGLAGPDVHAVVGPVVEGASAAADTVVRRLERVIHGLLEPGAKVRLTTELYDGDPGSDLGLDHREVEIPGELGTLPAWYVPGARRTWVITVHGLGTTRAHPMNLMGFLHRHRFPVLDLAYRGDPGAPRSADGLSHFGASEWRDVDAALRHALRYGAANVILHGWSTGATMALLAAVESPLRDRISGLVLDSPVLDWPVTLRALAAARGVPAALLPLAVRAAQGRTGMSGAPLLDTSVPDALRTPTLILHGPDDSIAPWGPSRELVARRPDLVSLHAVAQAPHAAMWNADPARYEETLRRFLTPLM from the coding sequence GTGCGCCCGGCAACTGCGACGGCAACGGCCGTCACCACGATCCTCGGCGCCGGTGCGGCAGCGGTCGCGGCCGGCCGGTACGCCAGCGACGCCGCCCTCAAGGCGGCCCCCGGGCGGTCCCTGCCCGCCGACCGCAGACTCACCGTGCACGCCACCGCGGCCGGACAGGTCACCCTCACCCGCTCCTTCTCCGCGCTCCGGCCCGGTACGTACGGGCTGGCAGGCCCCGATGTCCACGCGGTGGTCGGGCCCGTCGTCGAAGGGGCCTCCGCCGCCGCCGACACCGTCGTGCGCAGGCTGGAGCGGGTCATCCACGGCCTCCTCGAACCGGGCGCGAAGGTCCGGCTCACGACCGAGCTGTACGACGGGGACCCGGGCAGCGACCTCGGCCTCGACCACCGGGAGGTGGAGATCCCCGGCGAGCTCGGAACGCTGCCTGCCTGGTACGTGCCCGGCGCACGCCGCACCTGGGTCATCACCGTGCACGGCCTCGGCACCACCCGGGCCCACCCCATGAACCTGATGGGCTTCCTCCACCGGCACCGCTTCCCCGTGCTCGACCTCGCCTACCGGGGAGACCCCGGAGCCCCCCGCTCCGCCGACGGCCTCAGCCACTTCGGCGCCTCCGAGTGGCGCGACGTCGACGCGGCCCTGCGCCACGCGTTGCGCTACGGGGCCGCGAACGTGATCCTGCACGGCTGGTCCACCGGCGCGACGATGGCCCTGCTCGCCGCGGTCGAATCCCCGCTCCGCGACCGGATCAGCGGCCTCGTCCTCGACTCCCCGGTGCTCGACTGGCCGGTCACCCTGCGCGCCCTGGCCGCGGCCCGCGGCGTCCCGGCCGCTCTGCTGCCGCTGGCGGTCCGCGCCGCCCAGGGCCGGACCGGGATGAGCGGCGCCCCGCTGCTGGACACCTCGGTGCCCGACGCGCTGCGCACCCCGACCCTGATCCTGCACGGGCCCGACGACTCGATCGCCCCCTGGGGGCCCTCCCGTGAACTCGTCGCCCGCCGTCCGGACCTGGTCAGCCTCCACGCCGTGGCGCAGGCTCCGCACGCGGCGATGTGGAACGCGGACCCGGCCCGCTACGAGGAGACCCTGCGCCGCTTCCTCACGCCCCTGATGTGA
- the ypfJ gene encoding KPN_02809 family neutral zinc metallopeptidase — MRFDDDADLDTSEVQDVRGSRIPGGRATVGGGIAGVIALILGLLFGVGPDQLGLTSDGSDPTTSSSSAAQVRQSCLKGRDANRRDDCRTVAVVNSVQDFWRQEFQRRGGTYGDARTVLFSERVGTACGAATSAVGPFCCPGDRRVYLDLGFFDDLRTKFGSSGGPFAQAYVVAHEYGHHVQNQTGTLSRSQDGRQGADSNAVRVELQADCYAGVWAHHATTTPDESTGRPLVTELTRADIRDGLDAAAAVGDDRIQERYQGRVTPESWTHGSAAQRQQWFSTGLRTGDMAQCDTFT, encoded by the coding sequence GTGCGGTTCGACGACGACGCCGATCTGGACACGTCCGAGGTCCAGGACGTGCGCGGCAGCCGGATCCCGGGCGGGAGGGCCACCGTGGGCGGGGGCATCGCCGGGGTGATCGCCCTGATCCTGGGGCTGCTCTTCGGTGTCGGGCCGGATCAGCTCGGGCTCACCTCGGACGGCTCCGACCCCACGACGAGCTCGTCGTCCGCCGCCCAGGTGCGGCAGAGCTGCCTGAAGGGCCGGGACGCGAACAGGCGGGACGACTGCCGGACGGTGGCGGTGGTCAACAGCGTGCAGGACTTCTGGCGCCAGGAGTTCCAGCGGCGCGGCGGTACGTACGGGGACGCGCGGACGGTCCTGTTCAGCGAGCGGGTGGGCACCGCGTGCGGGGCGGCGACCTCGGCGGTGGGGCCGTTCTGCTGCCCGGGTGACCGCAGGGTCTATCTGGACCTGGGCTTCTTCGACGACCTGCGGACGAAGTTCGGCTCCAGCGGCGGGCCGTTCGCCCAGGCGTATGTGGTGGCGCACGAGTACGGCCACCATGTGCAGAACCAGACGGGCACGCTGAGCCGGTCTCAGGACGGGCGGCAGGGCGCGGACAGCAACGCGGTGAGGGTGGAGCTCCAGGCCGACTGCTACGCCGGGGTCTGGGCGCACCACGCGACGACGACGCCGGACGAGTCGACCGGGCGGCCGCTGGTCACGGAGCTGACCCGGGCGGACATCCGGGACGGCCTGGACGCGGCGGCGGCGGTCGGGGACGACCGGATCCAGGAGCGGTACCAGGGGCGGGTCACGCCGGAGTCCTGGACGCACGGCTCGGCCGCGCAGCGGCAGCAGTGGTTCTCCACGGGGCTGCGGACCGGGGACATGGCGCAGTGCGACACCTTCACCTGA